A window of the Vigna angularis cultivar LongXiaoDou No.4 chromosome 3, ASM1680809v1, whole genome shotgun sequence genome harbors these coding sequences:
- the LOC108325623 gene encoding transcription factor VIP1 — protein MENNDIGAPSDASLFDQIVATEQPYIPIHSDPSYPLLDTFVDLLNVDTKHFDFEMFNSPLPPPPPPTAPLVSVHSETSEKPNEQSSKPAPVGSTDGLDSGKSVVSDDLCMAGGAKNSGENKQKPRRQNVPLDASLTALMQAGPAISLARRPMGPEELAELAMVDPKKAKRILANRESAAKSKERKKRYLIELQKNVELLEIQITNLFNNICLLQMGNRGRALHVKEVRVKLDIMREEDRIKDALSVVLNGEIQGLKDENRNLDVLLSCRFQGNIFSPFSSKLPLQQFHNPPSQQHLNPQQPQLSRGHYGPNI, from the exons ATGGAAAACAACGATATCGGAGCTCCGTCAGATGCCTCGCTCTTTGACCAGATTGTGGCGACGGAGCAACCATACATCCCCATACACTCCGACCCCTCCTATCCTCTCCTCGACACCTTCGTCGACCTTCTCAACGTCGATACCAAACATTTTGATTTCGAAATGTTCAACTCTCCACtgcctcctcctcctccgccaACCGCTCCTCTAGTGTCCGTTCACTCCGAAACCTCGGAGAAACCCAACGAGCAGAGTTCGAAGCCTGCACCAGTAGGGTCCACAGACGGACTCGACAGTGGAAAGTCCGTGGTCTCGGATGATCTCTGCATGGCAGGCGGTGCTAAGAATTCCGGAGAGAACAAGCAGAAGCCGCGTCGGCAGAACGTTCCCCTGGACGCGTCACTGACAGCTTTGATGCAGGCCGGGCCAGCGATTTCATTGGCGAGGAGGCCCATGGGGCCGGAGGAACTTGCTGAACTTGCTATGGTTGATCCTAAGAAGGCTAAGAg GATTCTTGCTAATAGGGAATCTGCTGCTAAATCAAAGGAAAGGAAAAAGCGTTATTTGATAGAGTTGCAAAAGAATGTGGAATTGCTTGAAATTCAAATAACTAACCTGTTTAATAATATTTGCTTGCTTCAG ATGGGGAATAGAGGAAGGGCTCTTCATGTAAAGGAGGTCAGAGTAAAATTAGACATCATGCGAGAAGAAGACCGAATTAAAGATG CTCTGAGTGTTGTGTTGAATGGAGAAATTCAGGGCCTGAAGGATGAAAATAGAAATCTAGATGTTTTATTGAGTTGTCGTTTTCAAGGGAACATTTTCTCTCCATTCTCTTCCAAGTTACCTCTGCAACAGTTTCATAACCCTCCATCTCAGCAGCATCTGAACCCTCAGCAACCACAACTCTCCAGGGGGCATTATGGCCCTAATATATAA